A single region of the Musa acuminata AAA Group cultivar baxijiao chromosome BXJ1-11, Cavendish_Baxijiao_AAA, whole genome shotgun sequence genome encodes:
- the LOC135597165 gene encoding thioredoxin M-type, chloroplastic-like gives MALKACFQVSTIASSAAATTGTWALPAHRPFFIRDKFHLPAATGHRKSVSSPPSTSTGDDGRRSRVTCRAKKTVDEVLVVVDANWENLVAASDKPVLVEFWAPWCGPCRMIAPVIKELARDYAGKIVCCQVNTDDCPGIASRFGIRSIPTVLVFKNGEKKESVIGAVPKSTLVSVVDKYLEGS, from the exons ATGGCTCTGAAGGCCTGCTTCCAAGTGAGCACCATTGCCTCCTCGGCTGCAGCTACCACCGGCACCTGGGCTTTACCTGCGCACCGACCCTTCTTCATCAGGGACAAGTTCCACCTCCCTGCCGCTACCGGACACAGGAAGTCCGTCTCATCTCCTCCTTCCACGTCGACCGGAGACGACGGGCGACGGAGCCGCGTCACCTGTCGAGCCAAGAAGACCGTGGACGAAG TGTTGGTGGTGGTGGATGCGAACTGGGAGAATCTGGTGGCTGCCAGCGACAAGCCAGTGCTGGTGGAGTTCTGGGCACCGTGGTGCGGTCCGTGCCGGATGATCGCGCCGGTGATCAAGGAACTGGCCAGGGACTACGCCGGGAAGATCGTGTGCTGCCAAGTGAACACCGACGACTGCCCCGGCATCGCTTCCAGGTTCGGCATCCGCAGCATTCCCACCGTGCTGGTGTTCAAGAACGGCGAGAAGAAGGAAAGCGTCATCGGCGCCGTGCCCAAGAGCACCTTGGTGAGCGTCGTCGACAAGTACCTGGAGGGTTCATGA
- the LOC135597166 gene encoding dirigent protein 21-like, with amino-acid sequence MAVFQPNLFLLLPLVSVLVMAPDLAAGDNAAHLHFYMHDTLSGSTPSAIRVVRVSDSTVLGFGDVVVTDDPLTEGPDLRSAPVGRAQGLYAMVSQGTGDPALLLGVNLVFTEGTRNGSTLAVLGRDAVYLPVRELPVVGGSGVFRLARGYALIKTYSLNTTTGDAVLEWDVFVVQ; translated from the coding sequence ATGGCTGTCTTCCAGCCcaacctcttcctcctcttgcctCTCGTCTCGGTGCTGGTGATGGCACCGGACCTGGCCGCCGGCGACAACGCGGCCCACCTGCACTTCTACATGCACGACACTCTCAGCGGCTCCACCCCCAGCGCCATCAGGGTCGTGCGAGTGTCCGACTCGACGGTGTTAGGCTTCGGAGACGTCGTCGTGACAGACGACCCGCTGACCGAGGGGCCGGACCTTCGGTCGGCTCCTGTCGGCAGGGCGCAGGGTCTCTACGCCATGGTTTCCCAGGGTACCGGTGACCCAGCGCTGCTTCTGGGGGTCAACCTGGTGTTCACGGAGGGGACGCGCAACGGGAGCACGCTGGCGGTGCTTGGGAGGGACGCCGTCTACTTGCCGGTGAGGGAGCTCCCGGTTGTCGGCGGCAGCGGCGTCTTCCGCCTCGCCCGCGGCTACGCCCTCATCAAGACGTACTCGCTCAACACCACCACCGGCGATGCCGTCTTGGAGTGGGACGTATTCGTCGTGCAATAA